DNA sequence from the Schistocerca americana isolate TAMUIC-IGC-003095 chromosome 2, iqSchAmer2.1, whole genome shotgun sequence genome:
CTTGAATGGTTGGCCCCAGATGTCCTTCTGTAGCTGCGTTTTTACAAAATTGGTCCAGTAGTCTTGCCTCGTTGTCGTTAGTTATTTTTGGTATTTCAGTTTAGCGTCACGATACAGATCAAgtcttatcttatctttgcttGTTGGTAGTACTTTCTTTTGTCCCGTGAATCCTTCCTTAGTCTTGCCAGTTGTGTCGACCACGGTTGTATCTGTCCCCACCCAGTTTTTGCGCGTGGTATAGCTGCTTCCTGTGCTCTTTGTAGGACCCCTGTCAATACATGCGTTTTGTAATCTATACTGCCTTGAACAGTGTGTAGCGACGAAGCCTCAACAATATCTCGAactgttatgtccgcactataacacaacaaatattccgtgttaaccaaatttatttgaccttctgtcactcaaaacaaagttcgactacacaacacttcgctggctgtagcgccaatgAGAAATCaaagtcactagtagagaatacaagtccaactagtcgataccgacgcgtcacAAGTTTCCAGTCAGGGAGGCCTCTGTACGGTTCGGTCGCTctgaatccagcagccgggtagtaacacagtcattggcgaagattgaactggttaaacgggctcagggagctcgcttaaatacgcaggtccggccaatcagagtgttggtagatggcgcccttatacggttgctcactctggtggcaagggcagcgccgccagggtaatccgtatcgatagtggtgtgtacgctgccgctaaccccgcgacgacgcgttcactggcgccagttgttgccatcgtgtgcggcgccagcggtactcgctgtgtgccgcgcgtgttgtagcacgccgcgccgagttgacggctgctgtgcggcggccggtAAGACACTCTTCGCCCcttgagaagctgtaagacagagagAATGTATGAATGACACATCCATTGGCTCCTCATCAGAGCTATGTGGGCGGGTTGTGGAATAAGGTCGGAAATGACCTTTTTTGTGTCGAGGGACTCGTGGTTGTCGGGGAGGAAGGAAGGAACACGGTGAGTGTAATGGCATTTCCTCGTCAGAGGATGGAAGAGACTTATGTGGAGGATCTTCCTGCTGTACGCGGGCAGGTCCGGCGAGGGGCGGTGTAGGAGGCGGATCGACTGCAGGGGGATGTGGTGGCTGGCTGGCCTCGGTTTCCCCCGTCGCCGTGAGGCTGTGTCGGATGCGGTCGAGGCCACCCGAGCACTGCCAAAACGAGCCCGTCCATGGTGGTGGGTGACGTGCGGAGCGGCGGAGTGGCGGAGAGGATGGGGGCTGCGCAATGGATGTCCGCGAAAGCAATTCACTCTCCGAGGTTGTCTGAAGGCCGCCCGCTGGAACTAAGACATCAGATATAGGTGGAGGCGGGCGAGGTGGCTGGGACACAGCCGTGCAGAGTTCCCGCTGGTTGACGTCCGCGGTCTGTGAGTGCATGGACCGGAGGCGGAGTTGATTACTGTGCCGCATCACCTCCCAGTCCTGGTGCTGAACCTTGAAGACTTTCCTTCCCTTCCACGTTGTTGTAAGATGTGGCCCGGCACCCAGTTAGGTTGGTTGCTGAACCCCCGGGCCCAGACAGGTTGCCGGGGCAGAAGTGTGGCAGCTGCGGTGGTGGCGAGGCTTCGGGGCAGGCAGCAGGAGATTCTGCAGTGTCCAAGGCTGCCGGCCGTGGAGCATCTCCGCTGGGCTCTTGTCACCCATGGGTGTGGATCTGTAAGAACTAAGAAACAGCGTTAGTGCAGTAGCGGTATTATGCTCCATCAGGTACTGCTTCAACTGTTGCTTAAAGGTTTGCACCATGCGTTCCGCCTCCCCGTAAGACTGAGGGTGAAACTGTGGTGTCGGGACATGGCGCATGCCATGATGGAGGTAAAAGTCAGAGAACTCATGGCTgcggaattgtgggccattgtctatCACAAGTATTTCCGGCAGGCCTTCAATGGCGAAAATCTTATCCATTGCCGCGAGAGTGACAGAGGTGGACGTGGAGCTGCATCGGACCATGAACGGAAACTTTGAGTAGGCATCGACGAGTACCAAAAACATTTCgttggaaaaaggtcctgcaaaatcGGCGTGCACGCGTTCCCAAGGCCGGGAGCAGGATGGCCAAGAGGTGAACGTCTGCCGTGGCGCCGCCTGCTGGTCCTGGCAGGCGGGGCAGGTGCGTACCAAATCTTCGATGGCGGTGGTTAGTCCCGGCCAGTAGACAAAACGACGAGCAAGGAGTTTGGTTCTTGTTAGGCCCCAGTGGCCAACATGAAGTAATTTCAACACCTGCAGGAGGAGGGATTTCGGAATCACAACCCGTGGATGACCATCGTCCAATGCCAGCAAAATCACTCCATCAGTTAGGAACAGCTGATGTTTCACAGAGAAAAATTGGCGGAAAGCACGCGAAGAGTGTGGAGCTGGCCGCTCTGGCCAACCTCTGATGATCAAGAGACGGACTAGTTGAAGGTCCTCATCGGTGCCTGTGGCCGTTGCAACCATGGAACTGGTGATAGGAAAAGCATCCACCGCAGCCTGTGCCTCCTCATCGATCTGAGAGCAAAGTAATTCTTCAGAGTCGAAATCCTGATCTGGGCCACAAGGAAGTCGCGACAGGGCATTGGCGTAGGCATGTTCTGAGCTTTTGCAGTAGTGGATTGAACAATTGTACCGAGCTAGTAAAAGCGCCCACCGTTGCAGGCCATGCGCAGTCCTGTTCGGAACTTTAGACGCCGGTTGAAAAGGACTATTAAGAGTTGGTGGTCGGTAATTAGGTGGAACTTGATTCCGTACAAGAAAACGTGAAACTTCTTGAGGGCGAAAATAATTGCCaatgcctctttttcaatttgtgaatatc
Encoded proteins:
- the LOC124594653 gene encoding uncharacterized protein LOC124594653, coding for MRHSNQLRLRSMHSQTADVNQRELCTAVSQPPRPPPPISDVLVPAGGLQTTSESELLSRTSIAQPPSSPPLRRSARHPPPWTGSFWQCSGGLDRIRHSLTATGETEASQPPHPPAVDPPPTPPLAGPARLLKGRRVSYRPPHSSRQLGAACYNTRGTQRVPLAPHTMATTGASERVVAGLAAAYTPLSIRITLAALPLPPE